In Chanos chanos chromosome 14, fChaCha1.1, whole genome shotgun sequence, the sequence AGCATCACGTAAAGTTGTGATCATGTTCATGTTACAACAACCAGATGTATCTGAGCAGTGGTTTCCGTTATTCATCAGCAGTGCATTTTATCACAGCTGTGACTGTATGttcaatctgtctgtctaaacctctttttcctttcatggCAGATTTGAAGCAGAACAGCAGAGGTGGAATGTCACTGCAGTCTTGGCTATGAATAGAGAGGGTTTGGGGCCCAAGGGACCCCTTGAGCTAAAATCTGAGAGACTCATTAAGGAAGCTTCACTCGGCAACCTTAAGAATGTCAATCATATCCTCCAAGACAAAAGAATCCACCCAGACGTTAGTGATGCCCATGGGCACACTGCGCTCATTGCAGCCACGGTATAACAAGACTCAACACCATTCCCTGTATATGAATACCTTCTAAAAACAGCTGGCCATCtctctgaactgaaatgtttcttAATTGTATTTAATGAAAGGCACTTTGCGTTCTGCTTAGGTGAACTGCCACAACGACATCATTAACATGCTGCTGGACAGTGGAGTTGATGTGAACAAGCTGAACAGTGAAGGGATGTCTCCGCTGGCTGTGTGCAGTGTCCTCTACTACCCAGTCCAATCATTACAAGAGACCATTGCTGAGAGAGCTCCTGTGAAGGTATCCCCCCCCAAAATCACTGATGATGAGGGCATCAATACAATGTATTATCACAGGCTGTTATTATCACCCTCCAGGTTTTTGCAGAGAGATGTCCTGGTACAAAATGAGCAACAGAGTCTCTTTCAATGAAATCACAATTATCACTTAAGTTGTAAGCTTCTGTTGGTTTCCTCTGTGTGGCATTATTTTATCTAGTGGATTTGCGTGAACAGAGCAGTGGTTCCCAAACTTTTCAGGATCACAGCACCCCTGTAAGTAATTTTGGTCACAAGGATATCATCATATAGCAATACAGTATCACTGTAGCAATACAATATCCATATTGGAGGTGGCTATCATGATATTACCTGATTTTTTGGCCTTTTTGTCGCTGACTGCTCGGGTCCTGCTGGTAGTGTTGATGTCTTAGTAGTAGCTGTagagttatttgttttttgaactGTTATAAAGCTATGCATGTTCAATGGCTCGATTGGCTCGCTGTCAGTAAGCCAAGGGCATGCTCTCTGTTACTCTTGTGTAACGACCTCATCTCCTCCCTCGCTGGCTTCAGCCACTCAGCAGCGGCGGTTTACCAATCACTGGTCTGCTCActcatcatctccctcacctgttcTCGCTCTGTTGCACTCACTCACCTCTCTATATAATCCCCTCTATTTACCAGCACATTGCAAAGTCTACATTTGCTACAGCTGTATGCTGAGCGGTTTCTCTGATGTAGTAAATTGTTGAACTGTTAGTATTATCACGTTGCTTAACCGTCCGTATCTGGTTTTTGTCCGCCATCCCAAGTTCTGTTTATTGCCTGCctgttcctgttctgtgttcaCCATGCCCTCTTGTTGGAAAGTACTGTGTCGCTGCGTGCTTTCTCCCGTTTGTATCCACTCTGTCTGCTGTTAGTAAATACTTCTCATCTCCGTACTTGTGTCCAGCCCATTGGTAGTCCCTTTGACACCTTGACAATCGTTCAACCTCTCACTCAACTCTTCAGGTGTGCTGTTGGAGATGAGGTTCAGCAAAGACATTTCAGATCTCCATCTTATTAAGCTTATCGTTGCCTCGAATTAAGTTTTTATatatgatttattcattttgaaccTGACTTGGATTCTTAGGCAAACTGATTCTGTGGCACCCCTTGACAGACCCATTTTGGGAACCGCTGGACAGCCACAGCCATGTACTGCCACAgccatgaaaacacaacaaagatCTGCAACTATTTGCATCATGTATTTGTGAATACTATTAATTAACTGGATAGCTCCTCCATTTCAAACACTTTTGGGATTCAGTATTTCACTGAGCCTCTTTATCTCACACTGTTCACCCAGGTTTCCAAAGCTTTTTCAACATCTGTGGGCAGTCCTCCAGAAAGGTCTTCAGAGAAtttgacagacagaccaaaagaTGAGTTTGATAAAAAACTACTGGACCTCGCTTGCCAATCAGaccaaaatgaagaaaacattcCACAAAACGATGTGACCAGCTATGAGAATAGTGATACCATTGACCAAATAAACGAGAATGACGGGTTAAGCATAGACAATCCATTTCAGTCTTTCCAAGATAACAATGCCGAATCAGTGGACTCAAAGGTTGAAGAGGACGAAGAACTAAAAGAAGAGAGACCCATTCAGTTCCTGGATAGGGATACCCCAGTGGATCTGGTACCCGAGCATAACAAAGGCATTGAAATTGGTACAGAGGACCAGAAAAGTGTTGTGGATGTGGCTGATGGGCAAAGCCAGGTGGACGATCCCACCTTCGACTCAGCTGCCTCCCTTGCCAGCTTCCACATCCAGGTCACGGAAGAAATCATGCGGGAAACGGCCGAAGTACTTTATGGAAACGGCACCGTGCCACCTCCAGACACCCAGGAAACCCTTCATAGGATGGCTCTGAAAAAGATAGAGTGAGTCTACAGTAAACCTGTCTTTTCCTAtctcattattactctacatCAGTCCTCAGTCGGTACCAAGATTTGCATTATAGTAGTCTCTTAATGTAGGGGACACTTGCTCCTTGGCCTGGAGCCCTGCAACATGATAATACTGAATTGATTCCCTATACTGTCACTTGCTGGTAGGCACCAGGGCCGATGGAACACTATGAAGCTCTTGCTAAGGCGGGGAGCTGATCCTAATGCCTCTAGCATACCCATGCCTGTCCTCTTCTTGGCCATCAAGGCGGGACACATTGAAGCTGTTCACTTGCTGCTGGGGTGTGGAGCTCGAACAGACATTTCTTTACCCCCAGAGGTGAGTCTTCCTCCCACATCAACTGCATGTGCAACGTATGGTATATATGGGATATATATGGTATTTTTAGTCGTCATTAAGGTAATTTTACATGAACGATTGTTTTACTACAAAGCAatatcctctctttttctgtttattccttTGCATGTCGTAGCAAAAGGGACTATATCCCCTCCACATAGCCGCTGCTCTCCCGGGGGATGTTGGCCCAAAGATCACGGAGATGCTACTGCATGCTTTGGCTGACCCAGATGTCAAAGCGCTTGATGCTGATGAGATTTTTGAGCTTGATGAGGTCAGAGTTTTATGAGATAGAGAGTCTGTTTCAAACAAGGCTTTTGGTTTCGTATGTAaacatgaatatgtatatgtatatatacacaggagCCTCAGTTTGGGGTTGGGAATAGGCCTACGGCATTGGGCCAAACAGCTCAGTTATACAGAGCCCCCAGTAAGCttccagaggagggaggaaggacTCCACTCCATGTTGCGTGCCAGAGAAACAGTGACTACACAGTAAGTGCAATCGAGTGTCTCATTTAAAAGCATATTTAGAGATACCCATTGATTTTTTGACAGACATCTGTCAGTGCTGACACACATCTTACACTGATTCAGTATAGCAGGAGCTCTCGCACATTTGTTAAGGAGACTGCCTCTTTCTCAGGTCGATCAAATTAGCTATACTGCTCATATAAGAAAAAGGACATTATAAGTTGTGAAAAACAGAGTGcatattgttattttaaaaatagtCTTGCATATTGTTATGGACACATATGTTTTTTGGTTGTgactctgaaacacactgaacacactgaagcACATCAGTTTATGCAAGTCAGCATCTTACCCAATAAATGGTTTCAGTGGTTCAGACACTTCCtctcagtttcactgtttgctgTTTATTAAATATAGAATTatctaaaattaaaatacaaagtTGTATGTGGTATAACCAAAACAATCAGATATGGAAAGCTATGAATCTTTTTACCACAGCATGTGTTCTTATTGTGTAATGATATTCACATGCTGACCGTTAACACAAATGTATAGCCAAACTGTGATTGGTATGTTGTACATTACAGAATGCCAGAGATGTGGTTTCTCTTCTGCTTTCCCATAAAGCAAGCCCCAACCTTCTGTGGAGTGGTCACTCACCCCTCTCTTTAGCTATCATCAATGGCAATAACCTTGTAAGTAACCTCATTCGAAGTAACACTGAAATGGAGAACTAACCTAGTGCATTATTAAACCAGTGTTCTCATGGCAACAGTGGCCCTTAGTCCTCTTTTGCTCATCTGGGAGAGCCTAACAATCAGCATGCCATTAGCAAACACAAAAGTTAGATTTTCCAATCCTACTGCTGAGAAGCTAGCTCTGCACAGTTTGGATTGTCTCCTGTTCCAACATACTTGATTCCAGTCATAAGCTAATTACCACGTCTTTGATTACTTAAGTGCAGTGTGCTGGAGCCAACAGAAACCCCAAGTGTAGGATTATAAAACACTGGTATATAATATGGGAAAAATATGAGTCAAccgcgatggactggcgacctgtccagggtgtctcccctGCCTTTCATCCactgagcactgggataggctccagcaccctgcgACCCCTAACTAAGATACAcgtttttgaaaatgaatgaatgaatgaatatgagtcaagagaaaagaaaaagccccCTTGAGCCATAccagtatttttttgttgttcgtTTTACGGGTGAATGTTTGCTGAGGAGGTGTGAATGTTTGGATATTTTGACTCACTGCTGTGATCTTTGCTCTCAGGCTGTGGATGAGCTTCTTGCTGGTGGAGCAGACCCAAACCTTCCTCTGACCCGCCAAGTTAACAGTGCCCTCTGTGCTGTCGCCAACATTAAATACGACTGTGGAACTAACCCACGTAACAGGATCAAGCTGGTAACAGGCACCGCAGTGGACGGTTTTTAGAGGCATACATTTGAAATGATGCATACATCTGAAACTGTGCAACTCTCTACAGAGAACCTGCCTGTAGTTCttaaaaccaagaaaaaaatccagtgtAGTATTTCATAAATATCATTGTTTTATGCTTCACACGGTccagtgtttctttgtttttttttagcttgagAAGCTGGTCAAGGCTGGTGCCAATGTTCTGATGCCAGTCATGGTTGGTGAGGGACGAAAGTCCTCTGTAGGCACAGCAGTAGATTACGCTTTCCACTCCTTTCAACAGGTATAGTCATTAAACAAGTTCACTCTAAGTAtccgttgttttttttggattaaaaatacacttttattgTTCCCTTTTAtgataattaattatttaactctatcattttaaaatgatttaggCTAGATTTAAGTTGTGGGACATATCAAAGTatacatttttcacacaaaTGTTAATGCCAATGTCTGCGCAAAAGGACTGGCATATTGCTCACACGCCGTACCACGCTCTGAACCAACGAGAACGGGAGGTCTACAATGCCCGGCGGCAGCTGCTGGGTCTCATGGGTGACCTGGTCCGTCAGGAAGCCGTCAAGATGGAGAGGCAGCGCATGGAGCAGCTCAGCCCACGCAGTGAGTCAAGACCAGGATTTTCACCTTGCACTTGTGTTCTTCGTCACAGAATCGACAGTAGAAGTCTATCATGCAGCGTACCACAAAGAGACCCTTATTGGGCAGGATGCTGTTATCTCTTGTTCAGTGGATTTGCATAGTACTTTTTACTATATCCCCataccttttgtgtgtgtgtgtgtgtgtgtgtgtgtgtgtatggtctgaacaggtgACAGTCTGTCAGAGAAGTTTGTACACATAGGAGCAGAGGCCAGATCTCCCAGTGTCAAAGGTAGATTAAATCTTACTGAGGAAGAAGATGATTCAGAGGGGGTCCttcaagagggagagaggtatacaaaaatacatacactcCCACCTCCTTTATTACCTTTATTCACTATTGTTCACTATTATTCACTCATAGGTTAGTGTTAAAATGTTATGTACATGTTAATTATTAACACATATTAAtcattctcctcttttctttgaaGGAAAGGTAGAGGAGAAGTGAAATTGCTTGCGAGGTGAGAAAAGCACATCAAGTCTTTGGGATAAAGACTGAGTTTGACGAATTACACTAACTGTGATTTGATGGTGATAAAAAATTGACCCTGCTGGTAAATTTGTGTTTGCGTAGTGTTTGCATATAGTATATTTATtacagaaaaaatattaaaagaaaatgtccTGTCAGATTCATAAATGCCGTAGCGTGTGGTGATGAACCTTAATTGCTAATAAAATATTGTCATGGACGTCCTGTCGTTTAAATACACTTGAAATTGaattgtgtgtgattttcaggAAGCCTCTCTTTAAGTACTGCTACCAGTGTGGGCGATCTGTTGGTGTGTTCCTTGTGCCTTGTAGCCGCTGCCACGAGGTGTTCTACTGCAGCAAATCCTGCAAGACGAAGGCATGGAACGACCGTCACAAGGATGAATGTATCCGCTTGCCAGGTCGAAAAAACAATACAGCTTCTAAACAGAACCCGCCCGATCATTTCTGGTGATGACAACCTGTTTCAATGAGTACATCCCAGTAAAGTTCAAGGACACTGTTTTATTCTTCAGCAGCTTCGAGTCCAGTGTTGATCAAACATCAGCCTTTGAAATAGCCATACTATTACCAAACTAGTACAGGAATGGTAGAAAGAAATAGGGAGAGGAATTAGtaataaatttttatttttcatatcaCAGTTGGATATCACTATTATTTACAGTTGGACGTTCTATTCTCAGGTTCACAAGATGCCTTatcaaagaaaaactgtttattACTTTTGAAGAATTTAcctttatttgaatgtttttattattttaaagtaGCATGATAAGGAAAATTAATCAATAGTATAAAAAACATCAATAGAACATCAATATAACCACATGACAGAGGAAATGATGGTTATTTACAGAGATAAAAAGCTGTCTGTAACGGGGTAGGTTTCTCCAAATACTAGTTAAAGAATTACCCACCCATCAACAGGTGACACTGTACTGTGAACATGAGAGGTTCATCATGTGAACTGACATTACagctatgtttgtgtgtactttcATAACAGTAGACTGGGTGTTTAATACACCAAGGAGCTCAGTGGCCTAGAACAGGAGTGGCCAGTCCTCTACTGGGAGATCTGTTTCCAACATGATTTAGTTTGTGCTTCAATATAACACAACTGGATCCCTAACACAACTGTTCCCCAATCAAGGTATTAGGGAACTGTTGTGTTAGATTAGGATCAGAGCCGAATCTTCCAGTGGAAGCTTGGTCCCGAGAAGCAGAGCTGGTCACCCCAGTCTTTAAGCCAAAACAGACCAGAAAGGCAACTGCTGCATTAGGTGTAACTTGAAGAGACGTACTAGATTGTTGCCTGTGTGTAATGTGTCTGGTTCATCAAGAGTCAACCCTCACCTTTCAGACCCATCTCTGAGATACCGATGGAAAGAACAGGGGAATAGTTTTGTCTGTTGTAATgtaatctgtgaaatgtgagCTAACATACTGAGGCGTTGCAaggctaatgctaatgctaaagcTAAGCCTTCTTGAAAAAATGGTTCCCAATTTATGAGGGAAGTCCAGCAGTAAGACAGTAGTGGGGTGGTTTTTAGTATAGGCCCGGACTTACTGAGGTTTGCATTATGTACATTTTTAAGCTTGTCCAGAGGAAATAACATAATCAGTGATTGGTCAAGGTATTGTACCAGTCATTGATTATAATATTCTTTGTTTGCATGCAAATAATGTTAACACATTAATGTTAACAATAATGTTAAGTCTCAGTGTTAATATCTTATAGTTGGGCTAAGCTCATCAGGCATCCAGATGCTATATGCTTCAGAAATGCATTGGACCTGTTTATTAAACTGGTTCCTTGGCAGCAGACAATCCCACACATTGTGGCTTAAAGGGTCTCTTAGAACCTTATACTACCTCTGTGAGATTCATTAGCTTATGCTCTTAAAGCAGCCTTACGTAACACCTGAAATGTGCTGTAGTGTGCTAGCAATATCTAGTCTGCTGCTGCATGCTGTTGAGCTAGGCACcacaaatgttttcacagaGCTGACACTGGAGAGCCCAGACACGAGCTCACTCGTAGAGCAGATGAAGCT encodes:
- the ankmy1 gene encoding ankyrin repeat and MYND domain-containing protein 1, whose product is MDREYRSGQMDADMKENGSQFTGKFYLNRKEGYGAQVSPDGTTFQGLYRADQRFGPGVLTYPDGRQDVGLWHRGRLLRLCTVLEDCFTLRDFPEHMAKLSKKDPFNARQLQSQMTQPGGSSSMDPRHFTQQELLRDECFVLPSGTEFYSTDSDHLPIPQQLRRELDLRFFGEHYTHLEALSEDWDDLPLQQRMQAHIHRHRFEAEQQRWNVTAVLAMNREGLGPKGPLELKSERLIKEASLGNLKNVNHILQDKRIHPDVSDAHGHTALIAATVNCHNDIINMLLDSGVDVNKLNSEGMSPLAVCSVLYYPVQSLQETIAERAPVKVSKAFSTSVGSPPERSSENLTDRPKDEFDKKLLDLACQSDQNEENIPQNDVTSYENSDTIDQINENDGLSIDNPFQSFQDNNAESVDSKVEEDEELKEERPIQFLDRDTPVDLVPEHNKGIEIGTEDQKSVVDVADGQSQVDDPTFDSAASLASFHIQVTEEIMRETAEVLYGNGTVPPPDTQETLHRMALKKIEHQGRWNTMKLLLRRGADPNASSIPMPVLFLAIKAGHIEAVHLLLGCGARTDISLPPEQKGLYPLHIAAALPGDVGPKITEMLLHALADPDVKALDADEIFELDEAVDELLAGGADPNLPLTRQVNSALCAVANIKYDCGTNPRNRIKLLEKLVKAGANVLMPVMVGEGRKSSVGTAVDYAFHSFQQDWHIAHTPYHALNQREREVYNARRQLLGLMGDLVRQEAVKMERQRMEQLSPRRAEARSPSVKGRLNLTEEEDDSEGVLQEGESRCHEVFYCSKSCKTKAWNDRHKDECIRLPGRKNNTASKQNPPDHFW